A window of Blastomonas sp. SL216 contains these coding sequences:
- a CDS encoding NAD(P)-dependent alcohol dehydrogenase, with the protein MAHAARAAVLRQPGGVPGIEPVTLEEPRPDELLVEIRGVGVCHTDMVMRDQHLPVPLPVVLGHEGAGIVRAVGRDVTDFAPGDPVVLSFMSCSHCPSCDEDAPAYCHNWFPLNFFGARADGSTGLVDAGGKAVHSHIFGQSSFASHALVNRRNAIKVPGDLPIELLGPLGCGIQTGAGAVLNSCRVRPGSSVAVIGAGAVGLSAIMAARIAGAATIVALDINPARIELALDLGATHGLRADADSYPGHAAAAGCPAGFDYIFDTTGIIGVVNEAITALAPRGEMALVGAYAPGTPVGADPTFIMSGGRVIRGIVEGSADPQRFIPELIELYRAGQFPFDRLIERFPFDQIADAIEAGESGRVVKPVLILP; encoded by the coding sequence ATGGCCCATGCTGCCAGAGCCGCCGTGCTGCGCCAGCCCGGCGGCGTGCCGGGGATAGAGCCGGTCACGCTGGAAGAGCCACGGCCCGACGAGCTGCTGGTCGAGATCCGCGGGGTTGGCGTGTGCCACACCGATATGGTGATGCGCGACCAGCATCTGCCGGTGCCGCTGCCGGTGGTGCTGGGGCATGAAGGAGCGGGGATCGTCCGCGCGGTCGGCCGGGATGTGACTGACTTTGCCCCCGGCGATCCGGTGGTTTTGAGCTTCATGTCGTGCAGCCATTGCCCCTCGTGCGACGAGGACGCCCCGGCCTATTGCCACAACTGGTTTCCGCTCAATTTCTTCGGAGCCAGGGCGGATGGATCGACCGGCCTGGTCGATGCAGGCGGCAAGGCGGTGCACAGCCATATCTTCGGCCAGTCGTCCTTTGCCAGCCATGCACTGGTCAACCGGCGCAACGCCATCAAGGTGCCCGGCGACCTGCCGATCGAGCTGCTCGGGCCTTTGGGCTGCGGCATCCAGACGGGGGCAGGCGCGGTGCTCAACAGCTGCCGGGTGCGGCCGGGGTCCAGCGTTGCCGTGATCGGTGCAGGCGCTGTCGGCCTGTCGGCCATCATGGCAGCGCGGATCGCCGGGGCGGCGACCATTGTCGCGCTCGACATCAATCCGGCCCGTATCGAGCTGGCGCTGGACCTTGGTGCAACCCATGGCCTGCGCGCGGATGCGGACAGCTATCCGGGGCATGCCGCTGCTGCCGGATGCCCCGCAGGGTTCGACTATATCTTCGACACCACCGGCATCATCGGCGTGGTGAACGAGGCCATCACGGCGCTGGCACCGCGCGGCGAGATGGCGCTGGTCGGGGCCTATGCCCCGGGCACGCCGGTGGGCGCGGATCCGACGTTCATCATGAGCGGCGGACGCGTCATTCGCGGTATCGTGGAAGGCAGCGCCGATCCGCAGCGCTTCATCCCCGAGCTGATCGAACTCTACCGCGCGGGCCAGTTCCCGTTCGACCGCCTGATCGAGCGCTTTCCGTTCGATCAGATTGCCGACGCCATCGAGGCGGGCGAAAGCGGGCGCGTGGTCAAGCCGGTGCTGATCCTGCCCTGA
- a CDS encoding aldehyde dehydrogenase family protein, translating into MMSNFSLLIDGKAHPGAGIFDVINPATGQAFAQCPRADSALLDKAVAAAKAAFPAWSRTPAEARAALVNALADALEQRSDEFARLLTSEQGKPLPQAQFELMASVGTLRTFAAMKIEPVTLRDDERGTVIEHRKALGVVAAITPWNFPVVLMMNKVGPALVAGNTMVIKPAPTTPLTSLLFGEICRELLPAGVINIICDENDLGGQLTSHPDVAKVAFTGSTATGRKVMQSAGDGIKRVTLELGGNDAAIVLDDVDVADAAAKVFHGAMLNAGQICVAIKRAYVPSSIYDQFCTELARMAEAMVVDDGARQGAEIGPVQNRAQYEKVKEFLADAAARGAVIAGGAALDRPGYFIAPTIVRDVDRDARIVREEQFGPVLPVLPYDDVDALIDEVNDSPYGLAGTVWGKDRQRATEIAMQIESGTVWVNQHLAIDPEIPFRGAKQSGLGAELGQAGLHEYTQAHIVNIAA; encoded by the coding sequence ATTATGAGCAATTTCAGCCTTTTGATCGACGGCAAGGCGCATCCCGGTGCGGGCATATTCGATGTCATCAATCCTGCCACCGGCCAGGCCTTTGCCCAGTGTCCGCGCGCCGATTCGGCGCTGCTGGATAAGGCCGTGGCCGCTGCCAAGGCGGCATTCCCTGCATGGTCGCGTACCCCTGCCGAAGCGCGGGCCGCGCTGGTCAACGCGCTCGCCGATGCGCTGGAGCAGCGTTCCGACGAGTTCGCCCGGCTGCTGACCAGCGAGCAGGGCAAGCCGTTGCCCCAGGCCCAGTTCGAACTGATGGCGAGCGTCGGCACGCTGCGCACCTTTGCCGCGATGAAGATCGAACCGGTGACCCTGCGCGATGACGAACGCGGCACGGTGATCGAACATCGCAAGGCGCTGGGTGTCGTCGCGGCGATCACGCCGTGGAACTTCCCGGTGGTGCTGATGATGAACAAGGTTGGCCCGGCGCTGGTTGCGGGCAACACCATGGTGATCAAGCCCGCCCCCACGACGCCGCTGACCTCGCTGCTGTTCGGCGAGATCTGCCGCGAGCTGCTGCCGGCGGGCGTCATCAACATCATCTGCGACGAGAATGATCTGGGCGGTCAGCTGACCAGCCATCCCGATGTCGCCAAGGTTGCGTTCACCGGCTCCACTGCGACGGGCCGCAAGGTGATGCAGTCCGCTGGTGACGGCATCAAGCGGGTCACGCTCGAGCTGGGCGGCAATGATGCCGCCATCGTGCTCGACGATGTCGATGTGGCCGATGCGGCGGCCAAGGTGTTCCATGGCGCGATGCTCAACGCCGGGCAGATCTGCGTCGCGATCAAGCGCGCTTATGTGCCGTCATCGATCTACGACCAGTTCTGCACCGAGCTGGCCCGGATGGCGGAGGCGATGGTCGTTGATGATGGCGCGCGCCAGGGGGCGGAGATCGGCCCGGTGCAGAACCGCGCGCAATATGAGAAGGTGAAGGAATTTCTCGCCGATGCCGCCGCGCGCGGTGCGGTCATCGCGGGCGGCGCTGCGCTCGACCGGCCCGGCTATTTCATCGCGCCGACCATCGTGCGCGATGTCGACCGCGACGCCCGGATCGTGCGCGAGGAACAGTTCGGACCGGTGCTGCCGGTGCTGCCCTATGACGATGTCGATGCGCTGATCGATGAGGTGAATGATTCGCCGTATGGCCTCGCTGGAACCGTCTGGGGCAAGGATCGCCAGCGCGCGACCGAGATTGCCATGCAGATCGAATCCGGCACCGTCTGGGTCAACCAGCATCTGGCGATCGACCCTGAAATCCCGTTCCGCGGTGCCAAGCAATCGGGCCTGGGTGCAGAGCTTGGCCAGGCGGGCCTGCACGAATATACTCAGGCCCATATCGTCAACATAGCGGCCTGA
- a CDS encoding TonB-dependent receptor: MRIARVSCSVLAMALALVAAPAWAQDASTGQAEQPAQEEGLQEIVVTAQRRAESLQDVPIAISVFSADAITEQGVGNLAALSRLAPNVNLDAGTPFSGSTAVISATIRGIGSDDFAFNIDPGVGIYLDGIYLARTVGANLDLPDVARVEVLKGPQGTLFGRNTIGGAISIVTREPGRDFGITGDVTTGRFNYLRFRGTVDLPLADNLRTSLTVSSSNRDGFLRRVPFTGAGARFASNSDSFLNFNHSSYRTAEREGGEGSFSMRGRAIWEPSDRFRVSFSGDYSHSDNSGQASKLLGTFENLPGPFAGTANLPGTAFSPTNTGFLFGGLYNFCINSTPAQIAARNAQALCGARGTQFLPNRRLTSFASVNVDADPTNDRIPWDSRFLNPNIDESYSTGPSFSKLTAWGVAGTLEYDLTPDIQIKSITGYRKTNWKAGGDYDGSPLSIVEITFEQNQWQFSEELQLLGSALDDKLTFVGGAYYFEEKGNLHDFVTFNEGLVQVDGPNRFDTSNYAFFGQVDYRPIDLISFTIGGRYTNETKRFEGSQQELNGFNYRLFGCSAPDGTIAPLGQFPLAPPGVPCFAGLSFPSAAEPTRVYVPGVNRAKFNNFSPRVGVQLHPSEDLLIFGSWSRGYKTGGWTTRLTNPQGNVAPDFGPEKAETFEAGVKATLLDRRLQVNASVFTTEYTGVQLNIQIGTSPTIDNAGDARIKGAELEIVAQPLRGFTITGALGYLDTAYTAIAAAALVNSSAIPGIQRGIAIGAPLPKSAEWKFNLSPRYEHRLPDGSGIIALADWSHASSFRNDIAGTELLFRPATDMFNASIQYVTADDSWSLTLGGTNLSNERFVTTGGLNLSAGTAFGSYNRPREWFARLGFKF, encoded by the coding sequence ATGCGGATTGCGCGCGTTTCGTGCAGTGTTCTGGCAATGGCTCTGGCGCTGGTCGCCGCTCCGGCCTGGGCGCAGGATGCCAGCACCGGCCAGGCTGAACAGCCGGCACAGGAAGAAGGGCTGCAAGAGATCGTCGTCACCGCGCAGCGTCGCGCGGAATCGCTGCAGGATGTGCCGATCGCCATCTCTGTCTTCAGCGCCGATGCGATCACCGAGCAGGGCGTGGGCAATCTCGCCGCGCTCTCGCGTCTCGCGCCCAACGTCAACCTTGACGCCGGTACCCCGTTCTCGGGATCGACCGCAGTCATTTCCGCGACCATTCGCGGCATCGGATCGGATGACTTTGCCTTCAACATCGATCCCGGCGTCGGCATCTATCTGGACGGCATCTATCTGGCCCGCACTGTCGGCGCCAATCTCGATCTGCCCGATGTCGCGCGGGTCGAGGTGCTCAAGGGGCCGCAGGGCACCCTGTTCGGGCGCAACACCATCGGCGGCGCGATTTCCATCGTGACGCGCGAGCCGGGGCGCGATTTCGGCATTACCGGCGATGTGACCACGGGGCGCTTCAACTATCTGCGCTTCCGCGGCACGGTCGATCTGCCGCTGGCAGACAATCTGCGCACCTCGCTCACCGTTTCCAGCTCCAACCGTGACGGCTTTCTGCGCCGGGTGCCGTTCACCGGAGCGGGCGCGCGCTTTGCGTCCAACTCGGACAGCTTCCTCAATTTCAACCATTCCAGCTACCGCACCGCAGAGCGCGAAGGCGGGGAGGGCAGCTTCAGCATGCGCGGCCGCGCGATCTGGGAGCCTTCGGACCGTTTTCGCGTCTCGTTCTCCGGCGATTATTCGCACAGCGACAATAGTGGCCAGGCGAGCAAGCTGCTGGGCACTTTTGAAAACCTGCCCGGGCCCTTTGCCGGCACCGCCAACCTGCCGGGCACCGCATTCAGCCCGACCAATACCGGTTTCCTGTTCGGCGGCCTCTACAATTTCTGCATCAACTCGACCCCGGCACAGATCGCCGCGCGCAACGCCCAGGCTTTGTGCGGTGCGCGCGGAACGCAGTTCCTTCCGAACCGCCGCCTGACATCCTTTGCCAGCGTCAATGTCGATGCGGACCCGACCAACGACCGCATCCCGTGGGACAGCCGGTTCCTCAACCCGAATATTGACGAAAGCTATTCGACTGGTCCCAGCTTTTCCAAGCTTACCGCCTGGGGCGTGGCGGGTACGCTGGAATATGACCTGACGCCCGATATCCAGATCAAGTCGATCACCGGCTATCGCAAGACCAACTGGAAGGCCGGCGGCGACTATGACGGCTCGCCGCTCAGCATTGTCGAGATCACCTTCGAGCAGAACCAGTGGCAGTTCAGCGAGGAGCTGCAGCTGCTGGGCTCTGCGCTCGACGACAAGCTGACCTTTGTCGGCGGTGCCTATTATTTCGAGGAAAAGGGCAACCTCCACGATTTCGTGACCTTCAACGAAGGTCTGGTGCAGGTCGATGGCCCCAACCGGTTCGACACCAGCAACTATGCGTTTTTCGGCCAGGTGGATTATCGCCCGATCGACCTGATCAGCTTCACCATCGGCGGCCGCTATACCAATGAAACCAAGCGGTTCGAGGGCAGCCAGCAAGAGCTGAACGGCTTCAACTACCGGTTGTTCGGATGCTCCGCGCCCGATGGTACGATCGCGCCGCTCGGCCAGTTCCCGCTCGCCCCTCCGGGCGTGCCCTGCTTTGCCGGGCTCAGCTTCCCGTCGGCGGCCGAACCGACCCGCGTCTATGTGCCGGGCGTCAACCGCGCCAAGTTCAACAATTTCTCCCCGCGCGTCGGTGTTCAGCTGCACCCGAGCGAGGATCTGCTGATCTTCGGTAGCTGGTCGCGGGGCTACAAGACCGGTGGCTGGACGACACGCCTCACCAATCCGCAAGGCAATGTCGCGCCCGATTTCGGTCCGGAAAAGGCCGAGACATTCGAGGCTGGCGTCAAGGCGACGCTGCTCGACCGTCGCCTGCAGGTCAATGCATCGGTGTTCACCACCGAGTATACCGGGGTGCAGCTCAACATCCAGATCGGCACCTCGCCGACCATCGACAATGCAGGCGATGCGCGGATCAAGGGCGCGGAACTGGAGATCGTGGCGCAGCCGCTGCGCGGCTTCACCATCACCGGCGCGCTCGGCTATCTGGACACCGCCTATACCGCGATTGCGGCAGCAGCGCTGGTCAATTCCTCGGCCATTCCCGGCATCCAGCGCGGCATCGCGATCGGCGCGCCGCTGCCCAAATCGGCGGAATGGAAGTTCAACCTCAGCCCGCGTTACGAGCACCGCCTGCCCGATGGCAGCGGGATCATCGCGCTGGCAGACTGGTCGCATGCCAGCAGCTTCCGCAACGATATTGCAGGCACCGAGCTGCTGTTCCGCCCGGCGACCGACATGTTCAATGCGTCGATCCAGTATGTCACGGCGGACGACAGCTGGTCGCTGACGCTGGGCGGCACCAACCTTTCCAACGAGCGTTTCGTCACGACAGGTGGCCTCAACCTCTCGGCGGGCACCGCCTTCGGCAGCTACAACCGTCCGCGCGAATGGTTTGCGCGGCTGGGCTTCAAGTTCTGA
- a CDS encoding helix-turn-helix domain-containing protein, with protein MIEIFSTAQAESESGIEFWNTLLGETYRGLIVDPVGQRFHAELKRWSLDGMTLTWPQSAAARISRSRAMRSDDALVLHVLHAGQCTVSHRGREAHLAPGDMVLCAAQEAYTFEAPERHQMLIVEFDQAMLASRMTDVEAHLARPVSGQFASTRILRNFLLSLWHEASANLDGPTSAVYSDTILSLVVAALQAEPSQAVAGDDPLLARIKGIVEARLGDAGLTPSAIADQIGMPLRTMQLACSKRGITLSNYIVRRRLEKARELLVNRPGVPVTAIAYELGFNDCAYFARRFHAAFGVSPTEFRTRH; from the coding sequence ATGATCGAGATTTTCTCCACGGCCCAGGCGGAGAGCGAAAGCGGCATCGAATTCTGGAACACGCTACTGGGTGAAACCTATCGCGGGCTGATCGTCGATCCGGTGGGGCAGCGCTTTCATGCCGAACTGAAGCGCTGGTCGCTGGACGGCATGACGCTGACCTGGCCGCAATCCGCCGCCGCCCGCATTTCGCGGTCGCGCGCCATGCGATCGGACGATGCGCTGGTGCTGCACGTGCTGCATGCGGGACAATGCACGGTATCGCATCGCGGGCGCGAGGCGCATCTGGCACCCGGCGACATGGTGCTGTGTGCGGCACAAGAGGCTTATACCTTCGAGGCACCCGAACGGCACCAGATGCTGATCGTGGAATTCGACCAGGCGATGCTCGCCAGCCGGATGACCGATGTGGAGGCGCATCTGGCGCGGCCGGTCTCGGGCCAGTTCGCCTCCACCCGCATCCTGCGCAATTTCCTCCTGTCGCTGTGGCACGAGGCATCGGCCAATCTCGATGGGCCGACCAGCGCCGTGTACAGCGATACCATCCTGTCGCTGGTCGTCGCTGCGCTGCAGGCGGAACCATCGCAGGCAGTGGCCGGGGACGACCCATTGCTGGCGCGGATCAAGGGGATTGTCGAGGCGCGCCTGGGCGATGCGGGTCTGACGCCGTCGGCCATTGCCGACCAGATCGGCATGCCGCTGCGCACCATGCAGCTGGCGTGCTCGAAGCGCGGCATCACCTTGTCCAATTATATCGTCCGGCGGCGGCTGGAAAAGGCGCGCGAGCTGCTGGTCAACCGGCCTGGCGTGCCCGTTACCGCCATCGCCTATGAGCTGGGCTTCAACGACTGCGCCTATTTCGCGCGACGCTTTCACGCGGCGTTCGGCGTGTCGCCGACCGAGTTCCGCACCCGCCACTGA
- a CDS encoding helix-turn-helix domain-containing protein, with protein sequence MSRSHNQPCPVAASLNQLGDMWTLLIVREALNGATRFGDFQRNTGIAKTMLSDRLDQMVRDGLLERHDIGQRGVRHEYRLTRKGRALVPVMAAISQWGNAWLFGEGQEPIALVHRETGEPIAPLRPSDAQGQSFEWRDVRMVPGPGAAPALKTRFASIPPNQE encoded by the coding sequence ATGAGTCGTTCGCACAATCAGCCTTGCCCCGTCGCCGCTTCGCTCAACCAGCTGGGCGACATGTGGACATTGCTGATCGTGCGCGAGGCGCTGAACGGCGCGACCCGTTTCGGCGATTTTCAGCGCAATACTGGTATAGCCAAGACCATGCTGTCCGACCGGCTGGACCAGATGGTGCGCGATGGCCTGCTCGAGCGGCATGATATCGGCCAGCGCGGCGTCCGGCACGAATATCGGCTGACCCGCAAGGGCCGCGCGCTGGTGCCGGTCATGGCCGCGATCAGCCAATGGGGCAATGCCTGGCTGTTCGGCGAGGGGCAGGAGCCGATTGCGCTGGTCCATCGCGAAACCGGTGAACCCATTGCCCCGCTGCGACCATCCGATGCGCAGGGCCAGTCGTTCGAATGGCGCGATGTCCGCATGGTGCCGGGGCCAGGAGCCGCGCCCGCGCTCAAGACCCGTTTTGCCTCCATTCCCCCCAATCAGGAGTGA